From one Verrucomicrobiia bacterium genomic stretch:
- a CDS encoding DMT family protein: protein MRTVLLLTCSNIFMTFAWYGHLKYGHDWPLWKAIIVSWGIALLEYCLAVPANRLGFGEFSGFQLKLIQEVVTLSVFIVFALTFLKERLAWNYLVAFVFLGVAAFFAFAFKKTA, encoded by the coding sequence ATGCGAACTGTTCTCCTGCTCACTTGCTCGAATATTTTCATGACGTTCGCGTGGTATGGTCATTTGAAATATGGCCACGATTGGCCGCTGTGGAAGGCGATCATTGTTTCGTGGGGGATTGCGTTACTGGAATATTGCCTGGCGGTTCCGGCGAATCGGCTGGGGTTTGGGGAGTTCTCGGGGTTTCAACTGAAGCTCATCCAGGAGGTGGTGACGCTTTCGGTGTTCATCGTTTTTGCGCTGACGTTTTTGAAGGAGCGGCTGGCGTGGAATTATCTGGTGGCGTTTGTTTTTTTGGGCGTGGCGGCGTTTTTTGCGTTCGCGTTTAAGAAGACGGCTTGA